Below is a window of Chionomys nivalis chromosome 19, mChiNiv1.1, whole genome shotgun sequence DNA.
CACTTAGTACAAATTTCCCAAGCCGAGTGCAGGGTGGGGAGGAAAAGCGCTTTACAATGCATAGCAGTTTGATCCAGAGGCTGTGGGAGCGCCCAGGCTGGGTGCTGCTAGGATGTTCCTCTATCCCTCAACCTGAGGGCCTTGCCTTTGCTTGTCTTGGGTATTTTTATCTCCCTGGCCCTGCTCTATCTGTTAAACTAAAGGAATAAGTTCGTGTCTTCTGAGGACCATGTACTCGGATAGCTACAGTGGGGACAGATCCTTTCACCacctgttcttttttatttcttatagccCTTTTGGACCGGGTCTCCATGTGCAGTCTAAGCTAACTTcaaatctccctgcctcagccttctgagtactggaattacaggcacgaACCATCACGAACAGCTCTAAAACGATCACTAAACAAAAATCTATgctgcctgcaaccccagcagacCAGGGACTGAGGTCTGGTTTGCACGCAAGGGAGGCTCTGTCTTCACTTTCCACTCCACATGAACACGGGCCGCACTGAGGTTCGACCCACGCGGGTGGCTGCAGAGCCGCTGCCCTGACGACGACTAGGGTTCCAGGCTCCGTGCTGTGACGCGCCTCTCGCCGTCCCCGCCTTGAGGCCAGCACCCCACGAAGGCGGGACCTGGGCGGGGCCAGCAGCCGCGGGAACCCCGAGCCCGCCTCCGCCTCCTCCGCAAGCTCCTAGGCGCTCGCCATGGCCCCGGCGCTGCTGCTGGTCCCGGCGGCCCTCGCCTCCTTCATCCTGGCCTTTGGCACCGGAGTGGAGTTCGTGCGCTTCACCTCCCTGCGGCCTCTGCTTGGAGGGATCCCGGAGTCCGGTGGTCCAGGTGAGCCGCAGGGATCCTGGGCGAGCCGAAGCGGAGAGGAGGAGCCAGCGCAGCGTGGAGAGGGCGGGGCGTGGAAACAAATGACAGGGAAAGGCCAAAACTGCGAGGCGCCAACGGGAAGGGAATAGAAGGCTAAATCAGAAACTCCAAGATTAGTCCGTCCTGTGTAGAAGCTGGGGAGTGAGGACTGACCGAGTAAGGGCGCGGTGGGGGTAGCGTTTGTGGGGAGAACTAGGAACGggaaagatgaaaggaggaaaCATTAGAAAACCGCGACAGTGGGCccgtggtagctcacacctttaatcctagcattccagAGGCAAGGCgatctctcagttcaaggcccGTCTGGTCTATTGAGTAAGGGTTAtgtatgtagagagaccctgtctcagaaaaacaaaaaagaaaactacaccaAAGGCGATTTCTCTAaccttgctctgtgtgtgtgtgtgtgtgtgtgtgtgtgtgagagagagagagagagagagagagagagagagagagagagagagagaatatatatgtggagtgtgtgcttgtgtttctgtttgtgtgtgtgcaggtgcagctGAAGGGAGCCTTGAGTGTCTGTCTTCAGGGTCTAGCCACcttattttagacagggtcttactatgtaccctcagctggcttggaactcaaagGTCCACCTGCCTCCGACTCCCATGTATTTTGGGGACAGATTCTGTCACTGACACCAGAAGCCTATCAACTAGGTCAGATGGGTCCCCTGAATCTggggttatagatggttgtgagctgctatatgggtgctgagaaacaaACTGGTTCCTCCGAaagaacagcaaatgttcttaaccgccAATCCATGACACCAGCCCCTCTggagttctgcctctgcctccccagcactgagattaccgGCATAccccaccatgccaggctttttgCAGGGGTGCCAGGGATCGAATTCAGGTGCTTACATAGCACTACAtggactgaaccatctctccagcactcccACATTGGTTTTAATAATGACCCTGCCTGCATTCTAAGAATCTTCCCCAGAAGAAGGCTAGAGAAGATGGGAGATTGAAGGAACAGGAAATTGAACTGGGCTTGGCCTTAACAAGATCTTGAAAACTTCAGGGACATGGAATAGGGCTCCAAAAGAAGATGAGGGTAAGGGGGATGTTCTAGCCTTAACTGATCCTTTGTCCCTGTCTTCCCTAACCAATTCCCTCAGATGCCCGCTATGGGTGGTTGGCTGCCTTGCAGGACCGAAGCGTTCTTACCTCCCTGGCTTGGGATCTTGGGCTTCTGCTATTATTTGTGGTGCAACATAGCCTCATGGCAACTGAGACAGTGAAGGCGTGGACATCCCAGTACTTTGGAGTCCTTCAGAGGTCACTGTATGTGGCCTGCACTGCGCTGGCCTTGCAGGTATGAGGCCTTGGCCACGGGAGACATAATTCATGGCGTGCTTACACTGGAGGGACAAGACGagtgtgtaagaaagcaaaggATGCGAATCTCAGCTCCCGTCCCCCAGAGCACATGCTCCATTCATCAGCAGAGTCCTGTGTTTCTGACATTCCCCAGCACAGCCTGAGGAGTCTCACCCTTGCAACTTTGTTCATGTTGTCTTGcttcaatttgtttctttgtttctctgcatatccctgggtgtcctgaaactccctcctgcctccttgagatccacctgcctccgcttcctgagtgctgggattaaaggcctgcgccaccactgcctggcttgcttCAAATCTTAAATCCTTCTTAGTTCCCGTCTTCCAAACCTAGGTCTTCAAGAGAAGACGCCTTTCAATTAGTCTTCTCATTGGGTGTTTGTCATAGGCTAGTTTGGTAGGCATCCAGCAGCCCCCATCCCATCCGTTTTGTAAATCCTGTATAGAAATGGATCATCCTCATATCCTCCATACCCCATCCCGAGCTCTCTTCATGATAAATATTTACTGTTTATACTCAGAGGAAAGAGCGGTAGGTTACTGTGGAGCCAGGGAGATCACTGGCATGCTTAGTTTCTCATCTTTCCCCAGCTGGTGATGCGGTACTGGGAGACTGTACCCAGGGGCCCAGTGTTGTGGGAGGCTCGAGCTGAACCTTGGGCCACCTGGGTGCCCCTCCTCTGCTTTGTGCTCCACGTCATTTCCTGGCTCCTCATCTTCAGCATCCTTCTGGTCTTTGACTACGCTGAACTCATGGGCCTCAAACAGGTGAGGATCCCACATCCCTGCCTGAGTCTACCATTCTCTCCCTCCCATACTGATTGCTCCTGGCTCTCTGGTCCCTTGCCTCCTTTTCTGATCGTCTCTGGGCTTGAGGAGGATGCCTGGGCCAGAGGCTCAGGCTTGATTTCCgtgttcttccctctctcctaggTATATTACCACGTACTGGGACTGGGTGAGCCGCTGGCTCTGAAGTCTCCTCGGGCTCTGAGGCTCTTTTCCCACCTTCGACACCCAGTATGTGTGGAACTTCTAACGGTGCTGTGGGTGGTTCCCACCCTGGGCACTGACCGCCTCCTCCTGGCTCTTCTCCTTACCCTCTACCTTGGCTTGGCTCATGGGCTTGACCAGCAAGATCTCCGCTACCTTCGGTCTCAGTTACAAAGAAAACTCCAGCTTCTCTCCAGACCCCAGGACCGGGAAGCAGAGTGAGGAGCTAGCTCCATTTCTAGGGCCTGTTCttcctcaaaaatcaaaaatcccTTAGCTTCCAGACCGTTTGATACAGACCAGAAGCTGAAAACCATGTGCTGAAGGGGCTGTCACTTCCCCTGCTTGAGACCTCAGTTCCAGGGTCCAGATCCCCTACTCTAAATTTAGAGTTTCAGTCACTGGCCTCCAGGGTCCATTTCTCACCAACCAAGAGTGGATACAAAGTCATATCATCTATCTCTTGGGGTTAACACAAGGCCTTGAGCACTCCCTCCCCTGGTACTGTTATTGGCTCTGCACCTCAGGGATCCCCTTCCTAGTTTCCACTTCAAGAGTTATGCCAGGGCCAGTCTGCAAGTTTGCAGGTAGTGGATATCTCTTGTACCGCTGTGCGTCTTCCCCACTCCTGCCATCATTTCTCCACCTCCTTATAGGTCCTGCCCTACAGATCCTAGGTGTCTCCTGTTTTTTAACTCGGTCTCCTACCGCGGTGTCTCCCGTTTTTAACTCGGGTTGACTCAGGGCTCCCTGCTCTCTCAAAGGATATGCGctgcagagaaataaaaaatttctacGTATGGTACCCAGTTGTCTGTCCATGTCTTTCAAGCCGCCGGACCAAGTGTGGGAAGGAAGCTGAGGCCAAGTTCTTGTGGCATCAGCCTCTGACGACCGCTGGGGTGGGGCCACACCCCACGGGCCCGCCCCCATGTCCCAGTCACCCAGTCCTGCTTCTTCCAAATATTACAGTTTCTCCGCGTAGAGATCAGGGAACCCATGGGAGACAGAGTATCTCTGGGAGGGAAGCGAACTCCCAAAGCCATTTTTCCTCAGACTCTGGGGCCTGGCAGCCGCCCACACCACCACGGTAACAAAGACTGGCCAGGGAAAGCAAAAGCACGGGGAGGGGCGGCGAGTGATGGGAAGGGCGGGTCTGACTCCAAGCAGCTGCCGCTTCCTCCCCAAGTCCCTCAGGGGGCCTGAGTCACGGGCCGCCGCCCCGGGTCGGCCAGCTGGAGCAATAGGTCTGGACACCCAGCTTCTCCAGGGCTGCCAGAGGAAGTGGGTGAGGGCCTCTGGAGACAGAAAACGAAGAGCTGTGGATTGCCACTGCAAGAGAGGAGTACCACCAGAGTCCCACGCGGGAAGGAGGGCAGCGAAGCCCCGCCCTTCGCCCGGCTCCGCCCTGCGCCCCCTTCCCTCGCCCCATTGTCCGTAGACAAAGCGGTCGCCGCCCCCGCCTGGCCCCCGTCTGAGTCTCCGTCCCTCCTCCTAGGcgccctcttccctcctcctctgcttcgcACCCTCCCTCCAGATCTCCCTTTGACTCTCTCCTCTTCCGACGCCTGGCTCCACCGCACCTCCTCCTAGGGACCACAAGGCGTGTAAGTTGACTGTGGGGCTCCCACTTTAAGGGAAGTGTCTCCTGATCTCCCTTGGAGTGCCTCCCCTTTGTGCAGAGATTGCAGGTCCGTGCAAGTTCCCGCGGGTGCATGGCCCTCTGGGTCAAGGTCCCCCTGAGAGCGGGGTCCCTGGTTGGGGACAGCAGAGGCATGAAGCGGGTCCTCCGAGCGTCCGGGTCCTAGGGCGTAGTTGGTGGGGAGGCAGGCGAGGTTGAAGGGACTGGACGCGGGTGGACGCCAGAGTTCTGAGAATGCGTAGGCAGCACACCCGCTCGGGTACCAAAAGTCCCCGAGGAGGGTATTTCCCCTGACCCGCCTCTGGGGCGGAGTACGCGGTGGGGTGGGGGCCGGACTGAGGGGCGGGGCCGAGCGCAGCCGGGAAGGCAGCCGGGACCTGCGGGGCCCGTGCGAAGAGGCGCCCGCTCCCTTGCCGGCTTTCcgctctccccttctcccccggACCTCTGGCCCTCTACATCTATCCTCACCTTCTCACATCCCCTCCGACCCTTCCGCCCCCGGTTCCCTGTTCTTCCTTCCCACTTACCTCCCCTGGGTACCGGGGGTAGGCAGCCTCGATTGAACCCGCTCACTTCTCAGCCCcagttcccctctctctctctctctctctctctctctctctctctctctctctctctctctctctctctctctctctctctctctctctctctctccctctctccctctctccctctctccctctctccctctctctctctcctgcttttcctttcctccctttctcataTCTTAGGGACTGTCTAGTGCCTACAAACCCCCAATCTGGCGCTGCCTTTGCCCGGAATCTCGACTCTTCCTCTCCCATTATCCCCACCCCCAACTTGGCACCCAGCTTTTCTCTTCACTTTTTTAGCTCTcgcctcttctgccctccctcctctccctgttcCCCTCTATCTTCATTCTTAGTTCCACTGCCCTCGGTTCTTAGTCTCTTCCCGCATCActtccttctctcccacccccattcTCAATCCCCGGGCCCCTCTGAAGCCTACCCTTCCTGTTCCTGTCCCCCAGTGCTCTCTCCTTCACTTCCAGTGACCATGACTGCTATCCCAGATTGGAAGCTACAGTTGCTAGCCCGGCGGCGGCAGGAGGAGGCAGCAGTTCGTGGCCGTGAGAAAGCAGAACGGGATCGCCTGTCCCAGATGCCAGCCTGGAAGCGGGGAATCCTGGAACGTCGCAAGGCCAAGTTGGGCCTGCCTCCTGGAGAGGCGAGCCCAGTGCCTGGGACCGCAGAGGCTGGACCTCCGGACCCAGATGAATCCGCTGTCCTCTTGGAGGCTATTGGGCCAGTACATCAGAACCGATTCATCCAACAGGAGCgacagcggcagcagcagcagcgaaaTGAAGTACTTGCTGATAGGAAGCCTGGGCCTCTGGAAGCTCTAGATCGGAGATCAAGTCCTAGTAATTTAAGAGAGCAGAGCCCCAAGGGAAGAGAGTCAAGAGAAGAGAGGCTAAGTTCCAGGGAGGCCAGAGATAAGAGGCTGTTGACAGGGGGAGCCCAAGAGTCATGTTCCAGGACTTCGGACACTCGAGACTGGAGGCAGAGCCCTGCAGAGGCTCAGAAATGGAGGCTGAGCCCTGGAGAAACTCCAGAGGAGAGTCTGAGATTAGCAAGTCACGGAGACGACAGTCCCAAGAGAAAAGAGGTATTGGAAAGCAGACTGAGCCCCGGGGAATCTGGCGACCAGAAGGCCTGCCTGACAGAGGCCCATAAATGGAATCTTGACCCGAAAGAACCCCAGGAACAGAGCTCAATACAGCTGGAGGCCACAGAGTGGAGGCTGAACTCAAGCGACGAGGGGAAAGACGACTTGGAGGAGTgcggaagaaaggaagaaaaaccgAGTCCGGGGATTGTCCTAGACCAGCCTCCAGTGACAAAAGAGGGCCAAGACACCATCTCTGGAGAAGTGGAGACTGCTGCTGAGCGGAGACCTAGCCCTGTGGaggatggagacaggatctcaagacCCACAGAAGGCTGGAAATGGACCTTAAACTCTGGGAAAGCCCGAGAACGGGATATAGAGACACGAACTCAGAAGCCGGATCTTCCAGCATCTTCAGAGAGGCACCTGGGGCCTTCTGGTTTGGAGGCTGAAGAGGAGGCTAAGGAGGAGGCGGGGGCTCAGAGCAGGCCTCTGAGAGCCCAGCAGAACCTCCTCGCtgggccctcccccctcccaccagAGCATGCTGGGGCTGGGACGGAAGgctccagacagcaggaagaggaagcagcagaACCCCGGCCCCCAACGACAGCCcctctgtctcccccacccccagccccaactGCCCCCCAGCCCCCTGGGGATCCCCTCATGAGCCGTCTGTTCTATGGGGTGAAGGCAGGACCGGGGGTGGGGGCCCCCCGCCGTAGCGGACACACCTTCACTGTCAACCCACGGAGGTGTGTGCCCCCTGCCAGCCCAGCCCCACCGGCCACCCCAGCCACAGCTGATGCTGCAGGGCCTGGATCCGGGAAGAAGCGGTACCCAACTGCTGAGGAGATCTTGGTACTGGGGGGCTACCTCCGTCTCAGCCGCAGCTGCCTTGTCAAGGGGTCCCCTGAAAGACATCACAAACAGGTAGGAAAACTGCCATGCCTGACTGCGTAGAAGTCTCCTTCTAGCTCTGACTGGATGGCTTTTTAAATGttcctgtcttctactctttTTACTCCTACCACCTCCGTTCCTCCCTCTGCACACACCCTTCCTCCGGCTGTCCCTCCTTTCCATTCATTTCAGAGCACCAGGGATTCTGCCCAGCAGTCAACAGCTGTGTTGGGGTGTGTGGTTTTCAGGGTGTGTCCGGCCCtggtccttctccctccctcatgctcagtcctccttttccttttgagCTTTTGATCCAGGCAAGCCCGGCTGGTAGGAGAGATGTGAAAACAGGGTAAAAATACCCGGGAGGGCAGAGAATGTTGAGGCAAGAAGTTCAGGGAAGTTGGAATGAGCGTCTCAGCCCCACGAAAGAGGAGACCAGATCTACCCCAGGACATCCCAGGATAGAGGGGCGAGTGAGATGGAGCTGAGCTGGGTgaagagcagagaagaggctTTTAGACCCCAAGTCagccccccaccctccacctcccGGAGAGGCATACAGAGACCATTGGAAGTGGGTGACCTCGGGGTTGCCTGTTCCCCCCAACTGGG
It encodes the following:
- the Ppp1r18 gene encoding phostensin, whose protein sequence is MTAIPDWKLQLLARRRQEEAAVRGREKAERDRLSQMPAWKRGILERRKAKLGLPPGEASPVPGTAEAGPPDPDESAVLLEAIGPVHQNRFIQQERQRQQQQRNEVLADRKPGPLEALDRRSSPSNLREQSPKGRESREERLSSREARDKRLLTGGAQESCSRTSDTRDWRQSPAEAQKWRLSPGETPEESLRLASHGDDSPKRKEVLESRLSPGESGDQKACLTEAHKWNLDPKEPQEQSSIQLEATEWRLNSSDEGKDDLEECGRKEEKPSPGIVLDQPPVTKEGQDTISGEVETAAERRPSPVEDGDRISRPTEGWKWTLNSGKARERDIETRTQKPDLPASSERHLGPSGLEAEEEAKEEAGAQSRPLRAQQNLLAGPSPLPPEHAGAGTEGSRQQEEEAAEPRPPTTAPLSPPPPAPTAPQPPGDPLMSRLFYGVKAGPGVGAPRRSGHTFTVNPRRCVPPASPAPPATPATADAAGPGSGKKRYPTAEEILVLGGYLRLSRSCLVKGSPERHHKQLKISFSETALETTYQYPSESSVLEDLGPEPETPSAPTPLATQPDDDDEEEEEELLLQPGLQGGLRTKALIVDESCRR
- the Nrm gene encoding nurim encodes the protein MAPALLLVPAALASFILAFGTGVEFVRFTSLRPLLGGIPESGGPDARYGWLAALQDRSVLTSLAWDLGLLLLFVVQHSLMATETVKAWTSQYFGVLQRSLYVACTALALQLVMRYWETVPRGPVLWEARAEPWATWVPLLCFVLHVISWLLIFSILLVFDYAELMGLKQVYYHVLGLGEPLALKSPRALRLFSHLRHPVCVELLTVLWVVPTLGTDRLLLALLLTLYLGLAHGLDQQDLRYLRSQLQRKLQLLSRPQDREAE